The sequence GGAAATTCCATATCATTACAGGTGGTGGGTTCAGGTGACCAGGTTATAAATCCATCCATTAAGGATCTGTACTTATTACATTTCATTCAGCATTTATGTACGATTCAGAGAGCAACTTTACTCCTGATGAACCTTCACTGCAGTCACTGACACTCGTGACACTGATGATGACGATGAAGGTCGATCAAGTTCTTCAGTCCATTTCTGAGTCTCTTGTCCACAGGGCAAATATTTAGCCACACAACATGAATGGGAGCAAAGAGACCGAAAGTGTCTCGTTCCTTCTTGCTGGGGTGTTTAGGGTCCCTCAGAGCCCCTCTTTACTCATTGTGAAGCTTCTCTGTTGAAACCTGTTGAAGAAACACAGGACGAGGTTAGAAATAAACCAACAAATAACACAGATTCCACCCTTAATCACCCAGAACGTTAGAGAGAAAGACGCCCCTCTGACAGAAGTCTTCTGTACACcgggatttgggcagtttattccATTATTCATAACAGATCCTCAGTGAGTGTCTGTAAACTGACCTCCCTCTCTACAGATGCTCGATGGCGTCTGGGCTGTGGCTGGGACACTTAACAAcatccagtgttgttttggctctaTGTTTCGGGTCATTGCTGTGTTCAGAGGTGAACTGtcgccccagtctgagtttGTGTTCGTTTTAAAGGAGGTTTTCACCATAGATGTTTCTATATCTTCAAACAGCTCCGTATCAGGATGCACCCACCATCGTACTTTACAGTGGGTTGATAATTGTTCCCTCCAGTGGTTTGCTTTCTTTACAAACACTTTACATTATGACATTAATGTAACCCCCCCTCCACACCAGAAAGAAAAGCCAAAAAGTCTGAAGCTCTGCCACTTCGTTCCCATGAAAACAAAAAATCGAATCAGCAGTCGGACTTTTACCGATGagtcttaataaaaaaaatctaactgACCATGGCCAGCTGCCTTCCGATGTTCCCCACCGTCACTCCACCCGAGAAGAATATACAGGGGAGCCAGGAGCGGACGTGACCAAACTCTGGAGATGGAAACCTGAGGAAGGGACGATAAATCATACAACATAAGTACAAACCTAAACCCTGAGATTATATCTAAATCAAacatgacttattagaattgATGAAGGGTTTTAGACCCAGATCATGTAAACGTACTGGTAGATGCCGTTGTAGACTAAGAACTGCGTGATGAGCGTAGCCAGGAAAGCGGTGGTCAGTCCCAAACCGAACCCGCTCCTGGATCGATCGAACGTCCACCACAAACCCAGAGAGAGAGCCGCCAACGTCAAGCACAACTGGACgttatttacaaaatccagcTTCTGAAAATAATGCTGAGTTAAGGGAAAGTTCACGTCAAGAACGGCAACTcctaacacaataaaataacaatgatcaaatttaagaatttcaaaaaataacaataatttagGTGCAAGAAAGACATGAAACTAATGAAATATCGAGCCGTAGGGAAAACGgtcatgataaataataaactagtcagcaataaaaaaagcatttaaacatATGGCAGAAACAATCATTTTTAGTCCCTCATTAAAAAAGCACCACTGTCAGTAAATCTCTGtaacctgacacacactcccgaGTGTATAAGCTGCGGTTAGATCAGGTGATGCTCGTATCTGGTAGTAAACTTGGGGTTGGTAAGGATACGGCACTGGCGTGGTTGATTCCCACGAACACGGCGATGCAGCGCATGACGCTCGCCCACTCTCGCTTAAACTTGTGCGGCTCTCCGAGGTGGCTGTCCAGGCACGGGTACAGCAGACCCACCACGGCTGCGAAACACAACGACACACAACGTAAATATAATCAGTTAGTTAcagaaaacacatttatataaaacattagggatgtaacgatgcaccacaagacagttaaaaatcgattcacatgtgtaacgattcaaatcggtttacatgtataatgcatcgatattcactttaaacagcaggggCGCTGGCGctgttcacctcgcctggttgacgtcactacagggttgccagccaaatgtatttatgtgaggatactttctttatttgtgttattcattaatttatttaatgtgggatttaatTCATTTCAGAaacgtgcagcattgttttgcatagtttgtacctagaaataaaagggcattaattatttagataaataaaagataagcacaattacaggattttattttatttttttgagagaaataataaaaggaaacttttcataatttgtcttcaatttaattttgtttaaaaaaaatcgggaaaaaatagtatcgtgaacccagtattgtgaatcgcatcgtaagtagagtgtatcgttacatccctagaaaACACCGATGGTGTCATTCAGTGGCTAGTTGTTTTTATTCCATTGGAGCAAAGTTAGGATTCTGATTCGGTAACAGATCTtattattttgtctttttttaacgCTGGGTGATAATGTGTTTACAAACAGCAGAATTATTATTTAGTGTAGATCAAAACATGAGAAGAAtgattctgttttttattaaaatagtataaaagaaaacaaacaaaacaaaacatgtatAATATACTAGCTAATAATTGTTTACCATGATCGTGATGTAATTATGAATGAGTGACAGTAgaattataaagaaataaaatatacatcCTCTGCTTATATCACAGACTGTGTCGTGTCTGTGGACCCCAGTGTGAACACCACAGTTTTAATATTTTCCTTCCTAAATCTATATATAGATCTATATATTGCTGATCTATATAGTCTTTGGGGTTTGGGATCTGTGGAATGTGCCGTGCAGATCTTCCTCTCTTTCTTGTTTTCACCGAATGGCATGTTCAACGCACCAACCAATCAGCTGCCAGCCACGCTGCTCACCAGTTTGAAGAGCAACCAATAGAAAAGCAGAAGACCTGAATTGACCTGCAGTGGTGTTCCTCATagtagaagcaggaaaaaaaaaaaagcaaacggGGGCAAAACAAACCCCCTCGTAACTGACGTCAGGATTCAACGACCCACCATGTCAGGAAGTCCTGAATCACAGAACCACCTCCTCTGTAGAGTCTGGTTACATAACGGGGTGTACAAACACAACAGCACCGAGCTCGTTCCTCACGTAGTCATGATTAGCATGAACATCTAACACAGGCAACCACTGATCTCCAAGAAATCTGGTGCATAAAGACTAGGTTTGCAAATCATGCTTATGTTGTGATGGTATTACTCACGAGTTAGAATAAGAGCAGTAATGCCATCAACAAGAGTAAAACTGTGGTACTCAGTGGTAACTTTGGTTGTTAATGATAGTACCACAGTTTTACTCTTGTTGATGGCATTACTGCTCGAGAGTCTGTAGCAGTACTAAACATCTAGCAGAGGTCAGTTTATAGGGCTGGTTGGTCTAATAATAGAAGTATCTCTCAGTAGAGGTTTGGTTCTAAAGTTCAGACTGCTGTGatgtttataatcagtacagtCATGCTGTAAACACTAAAATCTACTGCTTACATTAAACTGACTGGACAGG is a genomic window of Trichomycterus rosablanca isolate fTriRos1 chromosome 4, fTriRos1.hap1, whole genome shotgun sequence containing:
- the insig1 gene encoding insulin-induced gene 1 protein; the encoded protein is MPGERLEERCWSCTSVQAKHFQQSCVWFSSKAGEMMSIISSVLNQVRSAHLISRGLVLFLVGVILALVLYFLQIQRNTETLFPEEVLDTLFSSAWWIPLCCGTAAAVVGLLYPCLDSHLGEPHKFKREWASVMRCIAVFVGINHASAKLDFVNNVQLCLTLAALSLGLWWTFDRSRSGFGLGLTTAFLATLITQFLVYNGIYQFPSPEFGHVRSWLPCIFFSGGVTVGNIGRQLAMVSTEKLHNE